The Deinococcus metalli genome window below encodes:
- a CDS encoding 2-oxoglutarate dehydrogenase E1 component has product MTGSQTIMSGANAAFIEGLYEAYLADPGSVDAQWRSYFDEVRGGARETAHSPVQQAFYDLGQSRRGGAAPAPTVSASGAQQAAGALITAYRVYGHISARSNPLRMRGLPVVPELTPEFYGLTEADLNEHVKDGPFEGTLRDVISQLQETYCGSIGFEYNSLPARERQWFQSRIETGRGQARHDLSVEERRRLIAKLTAAEGLELYLRNKYPGVKRFGLEGGESFIPLVDRIIQQAGRVGVKEVVLGMAHRGRLNTLVNIFGKQPSDLFAEFDGKKRLSDDPDVAGDVKYHMGFSSDVRTPGGPMHLAMAFNPSHLEIVSPVVHGSVRARQDRRGDAERRTVLPITVHGDAAVSGQGVVMETLNLSRLRGFATGGAVRIVINNQIGFTISDPRDTRSSRYCTDIAKVANAPVMHVNGDDPEAVAFCGDLAVAYRQEFGKDVFIDLIGFRRNGHNEGDEPRMTQPIMYREIDQHPGARALYAQQLEASGILAAGEGDALVGKFRDKLDAGASVVEEMENLAQSKLAVDWSGYTHTQWTDEVSTAVPRGKLTELGEKLATVPEGFKVHRTIERTVITPRRAMARGEQPLDWGMGEMLAYASLLDEGYSVRLVGQDSGRGTFVHRHAVLHDQNASDPLNEEYMALAHLSPDQGRVEVVDSTLSEEAVLAFEYGYSTSEPKSLVAWEAQFGDFANGAQAVVDQFLSAGESKWQRLSGLVMLLPHGYEGAGPEHSSARLERYLQLCAQKNMQVVVPSSAAQIFHLLRRQMLRPYRKPLIVMTPKSLLRNKLAMSPLSDLSDGRFCEVIGDPDVVGARRVVISSGKLHWELSEARDADRDGYAGTALIRLEQLYPFPAEALAAELAKHPGAQVVWAQEEPENQGAWLMIWEDLECVLAPGQTLGHASRARSASTATGYASVHAREQAAVIAAALGERIQRQVVEEQKELAEVAEQQG; this is encoded by the coding sequence ATGACGGGATCTCAGACGATCATGTCGGGGGCGAACGCGGCCTTCATCGAGGGGCTGTACGAGGCCTACCTGGCCGACCCCGGAAGCGTGGACGCGCAGTGGCGCTCCTACTTCGACGAGGTGCGCGGCGGCGCCCGCGAGACCGCGCACTCGCCGGTGCAGCAGGCCTTCTACGACCTCGGGCAGTCGCGCCGGGGCGGCGCGGCCCCCGCCCCCACGGTCAGCGCGAGCGGCGCACAGCAGGCGGCGGGCGCGCTGATCACCGCGTACCGCGTGTACGGGCACATCAGCGCGCGCAGCAACCCGCTGCGCATGCGCGGCCTGCCGGTCGTGCCGGAACTCACGCCCGAGTTCTACGGCCTGACCGAGGCGGACCTGAATGAGCACGTCAAGGACGGTCCCTTCGAGGGCACGCTGCGCGACGTGATCTCGCAGCTTCAGGAGACGTACTGCGGCTCCATCGGCTTCGAGTACAACTCGCTGCCGGCCCGCGAGCGCCAGTGGTTCCAGTCGCGCATCGAGACGGGCCGTGGTCAGGCCCGCCACGACCTGAGCGTCGAGGAGCGCCGGCGCCTGATCGCCAAGCTCACGGCCGCCGAAGGGCTCGAACTGTACCTGCGCAACAAGTACCCCGGCGTCAAGCGCTTCGGGCTGGAGGGTGGCGAGAGCTTTATTCCGCTGGTCGACCGCATCATCCAGCAGGCCGGGCGCGTGGGCGTGAAGGAAGTCGTGCTGGGCATGGCCCACCGCGGGCGCCTGAACACCCTGGTGAACATCTTCGGCAAGCAGCCCAGCGACCTGTTCGCGGAGTTCGACGGCAAGAAGCGTCTGAGCGACGACCCGGACGTGGCCGGCGACGTGAAGTACCACATGGGCTTCTCCAGCGACGTGCGCACCCCCGGCGGGCCGATGCACCTCGCCATGGCCTTCAACCCCAGCCACCTGGAGATCGTGTCGCCGGTGGTCCACGGCAGCGTGCGCGCCCGCCAGGACCGCCGCGGCGACGCCGAGCGCCGCACGGTGCTGCCCATCACGGTGCACGGCGACGCGGCCGTCAGCGGGCAGGGCGTGGTCATGGAGACCCTGAACCTGTCGCGGCTGCGCGGCTTCGCCACCGGCGGCGCGGTCCGCATCGTGATCAACAACCAGATCGGCTTCACGATCAGCGATCCGCGCGACACCCGCTCCAGCCGCTACTGCACCGACATCGCCAAGGTCGCCAACGCGCCCGTGATGCACGTGAACGGCGACGATCCGGAAGCCGTGGCGTTCTGCGGCGACCTCGCCGTGGCGTACCGCCAGGAGTTCGGCAAGGACGTGTTCATCGACCTGATCGGCTTCCGCCGCAACGGGCACAACGAGGGCGACGAGCCGCGCATGACCCAGCCGATCATGTACCGCGAGATCGACCAGCACCCCGGCGCACGCGCGCTGTACGCGCAGCAACTCGAGGCGTCGGGCATCCTGGCGGCCGGCGAGGGCGACGCGCTGGTCGGGAAGTTCCGCGACAAGCTCGACGCCGGCGCGTCGGTCGTCGAGGAGATGGAGAACCTCGCGCAGAGCAAGCTGGCCGTGGACTGGAGCGGCTACACCCACACCCAGTGGACGGACGAGGTGTCCACCGCCGTGCCGCGAGGCAAGCTGACGGAACTCGGCGAGAAGCTCGCCACCGTGCCGGAGGGCTTCAAGGTGCACCGCACCATCGAGCGCACCGTGATCACGCCGCGCCGGGCCATGGCGCGCGGTGAGCAGCCGCTCGACTGGGGCATGGGCGAGATGCTCGCGTACGCCAGCCTCCTCGACGAGGGCTACAGCGTGCGCCTGGTCGGTCAGGACAGCGGCCGCGGCACCTTCGTGCACCGCCACGCCGTGCTGCACGACCAGAACGCCAGCGATCCCCTGAACGAGGAGTACATGGCCCTGGCGCACCTGTCGCCGGATCAGGGCCGCGTGGAGGTCGTGGACTCCACCCTGTCGGAGGAGGCGGTGCTTGCCTTCGAGTACGGGTACTCGACCAGCGAACCCAAGAGCCTGGTCGCGTGGGAAGCGCAGTTCGGGGACTTCGCGAACGGCGCGCAGGCCGTGGTCGACCAGTTCCTGTCGGCCGGCGAGAGCAAGTGGCAGCGCCTGTCGGGCCTCGTGATGCTGCTGCCGCACGGCTACGAGGGCGCCGGCCCCGAGCACTCCAGCGCCCGCCTGGAACGCTACCTGCAGCTGTGCGCGCAGAAGAATATGCAGGTCGTGGTGCCGTCGAGCGCCGCGCAGATCTTCCACCTGCTGCGCCGCCAGATGCTGCGCCCGTACCGCAAGCCCCTGATCGTGATGACGCCCAAGAGCCTGCTGCGCAACAAGCTCGCCATGAGCCCGCTGTCGGACCTCTCGGACGGCCGGTTCTGCGAGGTGATCGGTGACCCGGACGTGGTGGGCGCCCGGCGCGTGGTGATCAGCAGCGGCAAGCTGCACTGGGAACTCAGCGAGGCGCGCGACGCCGACCGCGACGGCTACGCCGGCACCGCCCTGATCCGCCTGGAGCAGCTGTACCCCTTCCCGGCCGAGGCGCTCGCGGCCGAGCTGGCCAAGCACCCCGGCGCGCAGGTCGTGTGGGCGCAGGAAGAGCCCGAGAACCAGGGCGCGTGGCTGATGATCTGGGAGGACCTGGAGTGCGTGCTCGCGCCCGGCCAGACCCTCGGGCACGCCAGCCGCGCCCGCAGCGCCAGCACCGCGACCGGCTACGCCAGCGTGCACGCCCGCGAGCAGGCCGCCGTGATCGCTGCCGCACTCGGCGAGCGGATCCAGCGCCAGGTCGTCGAGGAACAGAAGGAACTCGCGGAAGTCGCCGAGCAGCAGGGCTGA
- a CDS encoding HD-GYP domain-containing protein — MTSRPHASVHNDLELAPVRDAAVRRARRPLVAGVGVPALLLALLLSVPLLNARLELLTFHMLLVLAAAAFTAAVTVWMGLVGLRQRNAEVILLSLAFGSLGLVYGVHGLGTPEVGVLGHAGHAGMAGMTDMAAGDSTQEAYRFIALPAAAQLGALITAAWLLLSSFPATNTVVRGVLALRGWLPAVWLLVLFGLGALVFNPEVAEVLAPTAWSGRVVILAATVGLSVWASARYWASWRYARFPLQLAVVYAGGWLALAQVVIVLNLAWTLSWWVYHVLLVGVSGALLTGLIAQYRDRSVPLGTALRGLWNNDPDALLAAGISAPVRALIAEVEAHDPYTAGHAHRVTLYALELARALGCAPEALRVVTQGGILHDLGKLDVPVDILNHPGRLTGADWTLVRQHPSTGYERAQRLGLLPEELGVVRWHHERWDGAGYPDGLAGEQIPLLARILAVADVYDALTSERAYRQPWTPSRANAYLAEEAGKAFDPRVVAAWVALHEPQENQTAAPWLTLPGALPTPAGAFGR; from the coding sequence GGACGCCGCGGTGCGCCGGGCGCGGCGTCCGCTGGTGGCGGGGGTCGGGGTGCCCGCGCTGCTGCTGGCGCTGCTGCTGTCGGTGCCCCTGCTCAATGCCCGCCTGGAACTCCTGACCTTCCATATGCTGCTGGTGCTCGCCGCCGCCGCCTTCACCGCCGCCGTGACCGTGTGGATGGGCCTGGTCGGCCTGCGCCAGCGCAACGCCGAGGTCATCCTGCTGTCGCTGGCCTTCGGGTCGCTGGGGCTGGTCTACGGCGTGCACGGCCTGGGCACCCCGGAGGTCGGCGTGTTGGGTCACGCCGGGCACGCGGGCATGGCCGGGATGACGGACATGGCGGCGGGCGACTCCACGCAAGAGGCGTATCGGTTCATCGCGCTGCCTGCGGCGGCGCAGCTCGGCGCGCTGATCACGGCCGCGTGGCTGCTGCTCTCCAGCTTCCCGGCCACGAACACTGTGGTGCGCGGCGTGCTGGCCCTGCGCGGGTGGCTGCCCGCCGTGTGGCTGCTGGTGCTATTCGGCCTGGGCGCGCTGGTCTTCAACCCGGAAGTCGCGGAGGTGCTGGCCCCCACCGCGTGGTCCGGCCGCGTGGTGATCCTGGCCGCCACCGTCGGCCTGAGCGTGTGGGCATCCGCGCGGTACTGGGCGTCATGGCGCTACGCGCGCTTCCCGCTGCAACTTGCGGTGGTGTACGCGGGCGGGTGGCTGGCGCTGGCGCAGGTCGTGATCGTGCTGAACCTGGCGTGGACGCTGTCGTGGTGGGTGTATCACGTGCTGCTGGTCGGCGTGAGCGGCGCGCTGCTCACCGGCCTGATCGCGCAGTACCGCGACCGCAGCGTGCCGCTGGGCACCGCCCTGCGCGGCCTGTGGAACAACGACCCGGACGCCCTGCTCGCCGCCGGGATCAGCGCCCCTGTGCGCGCCCTGATCGCGGAGGTCGAGGCGCACGATCCGTACACCGCCGGGCACGCGCACCGCGTCACGCTGTACGCCCTGGAACTCGCCCGCGCGCTGGGCTGCGCGCCCGAGGCGCTGCGGGTCGTCACGCAGGGCGGCATCCTGCACGATCTCGGGAAGCTGGACGTGCCGGTGGACATCCTGAACCATCCCGGCCGCCTGACCGGCGCGGACTGGACGCTGGTGCGTCAGCACCCATCCACCGGCTACGAGCGCGCCCAGCGCCTCGGCCTGCTCCCGGAGGAACTGGGCGTGGTGCGCTGGCACCACGAGCGCTGGGACGGCGCCGGGTACCCGGACGGCCTGGCCGGCGAGCAGATTCCGCTGCTGGCCCGCATCCTGGCCGTGGCGGACGTGTACGACGCCCTGACCAGCGAGCGCGCCTACCGTCAGCCATGGACGCCCAGCCGCGCGAACGCCTACCTGGCCGAGGAAGCCGGCAAGGCCTTCGATCCGCGTGTGGTGGCGGCGTGGGTGGCGCTGCACGAACCGCAGGAGAACCAGACCGCGGCGCCGTGGCTGACGCTTCCCGGCGCCCTGCCCACCCCGGCCGGCGCCTTCGGCCGCTGA
- a CDS encoding SMP-30/gluconolactonase/LRE family protein, whose amino-acid sequence MTLHAARPEFLDLFPDGAQPEQLGSGYTWTEGPAYVPSRGVVVFSDVRQNRTWSYSDSGELREEMNPSHHQNGHCVDAQGRLIACSHGQRALLRQEQGGSWTVLADSFEGKKLSSPNDVALHPDGSLWFTDPTYGIDKPEEGYGGTREQAGNYVYRLAPDGTLTAPIRDRDKPNGLVFASADTLLLADTGKDAATYRYAVTPDGQATLAGEHFRVSPGKTDGLRVDEAGRIWSSAGDGVHVLTHDGEELGRIPFPETVANVCFGGPDGTTLYVTATTGFWRIPTRTRALAWR is encoded by the coding sequence ATGACCCTGCACGCGGCCCGGCCCGAGTTCCTCGACCTCTTCCCCGACGGCGCGCAGCCCGAACAGCTCGGCAGCGGCTATACCTGGACGGAAGGCCCGGCCTACGTGCCGTCGCGCGGCGTGGTGGTGTTCAGCGACGTGCGGCAGAACCGCACGTGGTCGTACTCGGACAGCGGGGAGTTGCGGGAGGAGATGAACCCCAGCCACCACCAGAACGGCCACTGCGTGGACGCGCAGGGCCGCCTGATCGCGTGCTCGCACGGGCAGCGGGCGCTGCTGCGCCAGGAGCAGGGCGGCTCGTGGACGGTGCTGGCCGACTCGTTCGAGGGCAAGAAGCTGAGTTCCCCGAACGACGTGGCGCTGCACCCCGACGGCAGCCTGTGGTTCACCGACCCTACCTACGGCATCGACAAGCCCGAGGAGGGGTACGGCGGCACGCGCGAGCAGGCCGGCAACTACGTGTACCGCCTCGCTCCGGACGGCACCCTGACGGCGCCCATCCGCGACCGGGACAAGCCGAACGGGCTGGTCTTCGCGTCGGCGGACACGCTGCTGCTGGCTGACACCGGCAAGGACGCCGCCACGTACCGCTACGCGGTGACCCCGGACGGGCAGGCCACGCTGGCCGGTGAACACTTCCGCGTGTCCCCCGGCAAGACCGACGGCCTGCGCGTGGACGAGGCCGGCCGCATCTGGAGCAGCGCCGGGGACGGCGTGCACGTCCTGACGCACGACGGTGAGGAACTCGGACGGATTCCGTTCCCGGAGACCGTGGCGAACGTGTGCTTCGGGGGCCCGGACGGCACCACCCTGTACGTGACGGCCACCACCGGCTTCTGGCGCATTCCCACCCGCACCCGCGCGCTGGCGTGGCGCTGA
- a CDS encoding ribokinase has protein sequence MTRATVLVLGSLNLDILLRVPHLPRAGETMHSLGLEHMPGGKGANQAAACAALGTPTRMIGAVGTDDAGERLLDALRDRGVDVGHVRRIADTATGQAYIHIAPDGENTITLHGGANALVGAPELAALDAALPGAHALLLQLEVPLDVTVEAARRARAAGVTVILDPAPAAPSLPADLLAAVDLLTPNEHEARTLSGQDDVRAAAHTLLDRGVRHVIVKRGAQGALLLDRDGEQTFSAPPVQAVSTVAAGDTFNGALAAALAGGARLPDAVAFAVRAASLRVTRPAGYGHLPTRGDMGYRFQG, from the coding sequence ATGACCCGCGCCACCGTGCTCGTCCTGGGCAGCCTGAACCTCGACATCCTGCTGCGCGTGCCGCACCTGCCCCGCGCCGGCGAGACCATGCACTCGCTGGGGCTGGAGCACATGCCCGGCGGGAAGGGCGCGAATCAGGCGGCGGCGTGTGCGGCCCTGGGCACGCCCACCCGCATGATCGGCGCGGTCGGCACCGACGACGCCGGAGAACGGTTGCTGGACGCGCTGCGTGACCGTGGCGTGGACGTGGGCCACGTGCGCCGGATCGCGGACACCGCGACCGGGCAGGCCTATATCCACATCGCCCCGGACGGCGAGAACACCATCACGCTGCACGGCGGCGCGAACGCGCTGGTGGGCGCGCCGGAGCTGGCCGCTCTGGACGCCGCGCTGCCCGGTGCCCACGCCCTGCTGCTGCAACTGGAGGTGCCGCTGGACGTGACCGTGGAGGCCGCCCGGCGCGCCCGCGCCGCCGGGGTGACGGTCATCCTCGACCCTGCGCCCGCCGCGCCGTCCCTGCCGGCCGACCTGCTGGCCGCCGTGGACCTCCTCACGCCCAACGAACACGAGGCCCGGACGCTCAGCGGGCAGGACGACGTGCGCGCCGCCGCGCACACGCTGCTGGACCGGGGCGTGCGGCACGTCATTGTCAAACGCGGCGCGCAGGGCGCCCTGCTGCTGGACCGCGACGGCGAGCAGACCTTCTCCGCGCCGCCCGTGCAGGCCGTGTCCACCGTCGCCGCCGGGGACACCTTCAACGGAGCGCTGGCGGCCGCCCTGGCCGGAGGTGCCCGCCTGCCGGACGCCGTGGCCTTCGCCGTCCGGGCTGCGAGCCTGCGCGTCACGCGGCCCGCTGGGTACGGGCACCTGCCGACCAGGGGGGACATGGGCTACAGATTCCAGGGCTGA